ACATAAACCTaaaatcatattaatcatattttatgATCACAATCATCTCACTGAAAACAAATCaagtaaaccaaaaataaaatgacaggTAAGTTTTATAAAATTCCATTGATTGCTCCATTTGAAATATCAAGATCTCTAATAAGGTCTTCACCATTTATTCCTACAAATCTGTTTTTATGATAGATTCTTGGCTTTTAAACACTCAAAGGCCCTTTTACATAGAGATCTCAGCTCTGAGTAGATAGTTTTATTGTAATCAGAGCTCGCTTtcctaaatgtctgaggccacttGCCAAACTCCAGTAATTGAGTTTTGCAGCCTCCATGATGAGTTCTCAACCAGAgattgatgattttttaaaaaagaaaatattctgatAGctgctatttcaatataattggtttcctttataaatctatgagttttattttatgcattaaccATAGAGCTccctaggcttcatcagactgccaaaggggtccatgactcagaaaaggttaagaaaccttgCTATAGGGTCCAAAGATCAAATCACTGCCAACCTTACCACTCAACTCACTACCTTGAGAGATCCctccctggaagtcttcaagcaaaggctagataacCATTTTGGGAGGACAGTCTTGAAAGTATTCTTTTTGGGGTATGGGtcgggttggactaaatggctacTAAGGTGCCTTTCAACTATGAAGATGTGAAATACAAAAGGGAATTGTCCTTTCTTGGTTAATCGTTGCATTGGATTCTGATACAGAGCCTAGTAAAGCATAATAAAGTAGGATTTTACTAATAGTTTTTTCTCTTGTTATACACCAAATGGCAGAAAAGGTCATAAGACTGAGAGATGGAAGAGTCTTTAGAGATCACATAGTTCAGTCCCCCTCATTATATGAGTGAgttgctgaggcccagagagataaagttaCTGATGTGCCTCCACCTCAGGAGGTAAATAACAAATTATCAAACGCTTGCTCTATGGCAAGGCCTCCAAATGTTACAATACCAATTGTGATCTTCATCTGAATTAAACAGggacacagaaacagaaaatgattGTGTGTGAATAAACATCCGAAAGACTAGTAACAGCTGATCTGGGCTGAGGCGTCAAAACAAAGCTATTATTGTAGAAGATGGACAACTCCAGAACAAAGTCTGAAGAAAAGGGGGCACAGATCATGCTGCAGTCCATGCTAAGCCATTCTATAAACCCAGAACAACTTTGGGATCCAATTTAAACTGGGCCAGTCTATTCAGCTGAAGTGGTTAAAACCTGGGTAGAAAGAACTCACTGCCATAACAGCACTGTGCAGTTTTATTAACCATTCAAGTACAGTAGTATCTGGAAAGACCGGGACAAAGGTCAGGTTTCAAAAGTGAACAGACAGATATATTCAGCATCTAACAGCTGGAAAGAAGCATACTACAGATTCCTTTCACAAACATGTTTTCACAGAGCCAATACAGTACTAGCCATTAACCCAGCACCGAGCATACTGGAATAGAAAAGATGCAACAAGAAAAATAGCTACGTTAGAAAGACTTCAACACtttagaaaaagagcaaaacacTTGCAGTTTCTCCCCCTCTGCCCCCAACAACATCTGTATGGTTCGGATTCTACATCAGTTTCTAGAATATTTGTCaagaggaataaaataaaagCGACACTGGCCAGTTCAGTCTTTGGATGCTCGGGAGGGGGAGAAGCCAGCTCCTGGCCAGCTAGTCAGCTCCGTTCTCATCAGCAGGGTCTTTGGACTCTCTGTTCTTCCGCACTTCCTCCATGTGCTTATCCTGGAGAAGACAAGGCagaacacacacacgcacacagggCCCATGAACAGGCCGCCAGTAGACTAGATGCCCCACACCCACCAGCGGGGCTGGACAGGGCCTTCCTGCCCCGGGTCACTTGCATGCATGCCTTCTAACACCTAAGCTTCCTCCTGCCAGTGGGCAATCACACACCGCAAGTGACAGACTCCTTCTGTTctttaagctaaaaaaaaaacaaaaggctttGCAGAGGCCACGTCCCGAGATGAGCCCCACAAGCTACAGATGGTCATCTACCTCCTCCTTCCACCAACCAAGGGGGTAAAACCCGATCGTCCCAGTGCGCACACTCTACGTGGACAGTAAGTCACGGTGTTAACacctcagagaggttttgggCCCGGACCTACCTTCTCCCGCAAGCGCTCCAGCTTAGCAGCCATTTGTGCCTCTCGGTTCTCCTTGttagcttccattttgtgggtcaGTTTCTCTTCCGCCATTTTACtgaagttgttgttttcttcaattgcTTTCTGAAGCACCTCCTTCTCATGCTCCCGCTTCTCAGCTAGCTGCTTCAAGACTTCAGCTTCATGAGACTGGAAGAAAATGAGGTCCACAGACCGTGATCTCTGAGATGGGCTGGGCCAGCCCGTTAAAACAGACACAGAGTGTTTGCAACACTTCTCAAGCCAGTGACTTAATTCTGCCTGCTAAAGAATGAGGTGAAATCTCTGCGGTCATGCTTTTGGATGTCAGGTGCAGATGTGGGGGGGCAGCCAACATTCACATCAGACAAATGCCCATGTTTGGTCACGAGCGTTTGATCAGATTACTCCTTAAGGGAACTGCTTGAAGCTGGGCTCAAGCAGCAGCTCTGGCTAGGCATGACCCAAGGGAATCACTTCCCCTCCAGACTCTTTTTCATCTGTAAGTGGAGATCACTCTTGAACGTCTTATCCCATAaggttgtgacaatcaaatgaggaAAACAGGCTAAATGACCCCTATATTTCCAGTCCTAAACCAATGAtcctattttaaaaagcattttgaatcaagtactatataaataaaaactaatatagttctcagtttttttaaaggtaaaatgGGATATTGCATTTTTATTGTTAAAGGCTCTGGTATTTGGCATCAATACCCAAATACTGCAGAATGGGCTTGCTGACAATGGAAACCATTCCTACACAAATTCAAGTCACTCTCCAGCTTGGTCTACAGGCCATGacgggggtggggaatctgcggcctcaaggccacatgtggctctctaggtcctcaaatgtggccctttgactgagtcaagttttacagaacaaacccttttattaaaggaatttgttctgtgaagtttggaggaTTTCTACTCCGCTCTGCTCTAAGAGAAACATTCAACTATTCCCTCCTAGGCCATTCCCAGCCTTAGAGACTACATTAGTTTATAAGATGCAGTAGTCTGGATGACAGTTTTTTATACCTATTCAGCAATACTACATTATTATGACTACTACCAACAACTTAGATTTATATAGAGCTTAGATATTATGAAAgcattatctatctatatctatatgtatgtatacacacacacactcatatatggaTAGTTTCACACATTTGATCCTGTCACCTTTAGGTCATTAAAAGTTACCAGTTATAACCTTAAGAAAGatgcacttaacctctctgggcctcatcttcctcatctgtaaaatgaggttggacaagatgactttttaaggttccttccagctctgaacctCTGATTCTAAGTGATTGATTCAGATTTGAATATGGTAGCTCTAATTCAAAATTCAGTCTTCTTTTTACTATACTACAGCTGCCTTTCTAGTGGAGAGCAGGCATTCATCCAGTTCTATTACAACAGAACTGTATTATAATAGCTCATTATTATAGTGATCCATTTGTGCTGTGAGTAGAGTCACAGCTCTCAAAATATCACTGTGCTCCGTATGAGTCTGATCCACTCTGACAGCTATAGAAGAGAAGCCAGGTAGCTCATTCCAAACCAGAATCCCAATGCAGATGTTCTATAATGCTTGCTTAGTGGCACAGCACAAAGAATAGTGGCCCACTAGTTAGGGagcctggcttccagcttcagtTCTGCTATcaactaggtgtatgaccctagGCCAGTCAACTAAAACTCTCTGAAAttatttcatctggaaaatgagggtaaCACTGGCACCATACTTGCATGAGGCAGGTATCTCATGGCTGGTTGTAAGAACTAAATTAAATAATGTACCCAGAAGTTCATGAGAAACCGAAAGCCCTAATGGTATACCTCCTATCTATGACCTGACCAATTAAGAGATGGTCTTGCAAGTCCCTTAAAACTCAGTTTCTCTGTTTTAAAACAGAACAAGCTAATATTGTAGGTCTGATCTTTCCAAGTGCTAGCTTTACACTATTCTGCGGCCACAGGATATATACAACAGTTACTTGCAGACTGATGgtcacaaagaaaaatatgggTAAAGCAATGTAAATACTTTACTACtgggaatttttgttgttgagccATTTAAGTCATGACCGACTCTTCGTGGACCTacctggggttttcctggcaaagatactagagtggtttgccatttccttctgtggctcattttacagaagatgaaactgaggaaaacagggttaagtgacttgccagggatcacacaactagggtctgaaactggatttgaactcaggtcttcctgacttcaggcggAGGGTCTATCCACTTcgacacctagctgctccttactATTGGGAATACACACATTCAAAGCACAAATACTACTTAAAGTATATTAGTTATCACTTGGTTAAATGACAGCTTTATGAAATTATTGCAACTTTCAAAAAAGATGCTTAGCTTTCCCCTAAAAGAGCTGCTTGGAGATAATGGAAGAAACTGGCACATTATAAAATAATGTAAGAGATGAACAAGAACTTCTGAAGGCCTTTAATTAGGGCTCAAAGTGGTTTTTGATGTGTCCAACACAAATGATAACAGTATTTACCTTGCGTCTTTCTTCTGCAGCTTCTAgtttcttctgaatttcttccAGGGAAAGATCTTTCttctttggaggggaaaggggaaattcTGGGACTGCTTCTTTTGAACGAGGACTAAGTATCAGCTCAAACGCCTGTCCGGAGGCACGCTTCTCTAGTTCCTTCACCTGGATATCTAGACACAGGATGATGATTATGTTTCTAGAGTATTTGGGAAAAGCTGCCAAGGTCCTAATTATCACCCTCTAAAACTCTGAACAATTTAAGGTACTGAATTATGATTGGGCAAATCTATGCTAGTCCTATCAGGCCATAAAGAATTACCTAAACATCTAAGCACAAAACATTTTTGCTTTACACCACACTGAAATCCAATCTCTCTTTCACGCTTCCCCTCCAGAATTCAGCATGCTATATGGGGTTAATTCTTGTGGTCAAACCATCAGTAATTGTTAGTTATTTTCATTAACAAGATGTTTTGTAGGAGTCCAAAGCCCTACTTTGAAGAACCTTAATAACAAAGTAGGTGAATTTTACGCTTTTAGACCGTTCAAGTGTTAGCCTGTCATTTCTTTCTGCTTAAACTCCTCCCCCTACCCAAACAAAGGCAAATACATACGGTTAGATCAGGCTTCCACTAAATGCCACAGCGCTTGATTTGGACCCCAGCTATTTCATAGTCTAAAATTTCAagcttattttcttcaatttctgtGAGTTTATTATTACATACCAGAAGAAGCCATGGTGAATGACAAGAGACTGGCAGTGTACACTAGACAATCCACACGGTGGAGAAAAAcctgaaaattaattttttttaagtacaaaAATCAAGTGCCACACATTTCAGTACAAAAGGTCTCAGCAAACATTACTCAGGtattagggagggagaaaaaggctACTAACATAGCAGAATTTGCAAGGTATCTTTTGCTACTAAGTCAGATGACcataatctataaaataatgcaAGGCCAAAATATTATGACATAATTgtaaaaatgacattttctaGAAGGAAATATTAATACTGCTAACAATGGAATGAAGCGATGAGAAAATTATGGGATTTGCTGAACTTGAACCattcaaggtaaaaaaaaaaacccaaataacttttttatttttctaaggaGAACAGGGTAAAATTACACAGACGCAAAAATGTGttgggaaatgaataaaaattactGTCTCACACGGGGTGGGGGCCCCCAGATCGGGACAAGGGCCAGCTTTAGAAGCATTGTTACAAGAAGAACGCCTGAAGCACTCCATGTACAATCCATCCATTGTGTGGCAGAGATCTACCTCTGCTCTCAGTGTCAGGTCTCGGAGGAAAACAGAGCTCCCATAACAGTAACCCGTAATAACCAATTCCTATTGTTTCTTGGGCACGCCAGCAGCCGGGGGCTACAGCTTGGCCAGGGGCTGCCCCAGGGTCACCAAGACATCGCCAGGGCTCGGGTTCAAGGTGCTCAGGGTCCCACGGCTCTGGGAGCCCCGGCCTAGCTTTGCTCGCTGCGGCACAAGCAGGGGATGAGAAGGTGCCAGCCGGCCAGGGCCGGGCCAAGCATAAGGCCTAACAGCCATCCTGCCACCTGCCCCAGCGAGGGGCGTGGCCCCAGCCCCGGGAGGCCGGGCTCGCCCAATCACCACGCGTCGGGCGCCCAGCCCCTGCGGCCCCGCCCCTTTCCCTCCCCGCGCCTTTTCGAAATCTTCCCGAACGCTCCTCATCCCCAGAGCGGGGGGAGTTCGCGgaggcgcgcgcgcgcgcgcgccggAGCTTCAAGATAAAGGAGGGGGCGGTGGGCGGAGCTAACGGTCCCATCCGGGGAACTCCGCCCTCCTCgggcttcccccctccccccactcccgcCAAATCCCCTACCCGGGCTCCCCGCTtcggctgggggtggggggcgtcCCCCAGTCAGGGTAGGGTCCCCTCCCCCAGCGGGCTGTCCGTCAGCGCCCCAGCTCGGGTGGGCGAGGGGGGGTCGCAGCCCTCGAGGGGTGGGCGCGGTCCCGGTGGCGCCCGCACAAAGGCCGGGCTGCCCGTCAGTCACGCAGTCTCGGGTCTCGCCGGGGGTCGACCGCTGACCCCGGGTCCCTCGGACAATGGGGGCCGCGCCCGCCCGGAGGAGGGTCCCCGCCCCCTATTGTCTCCTCCGACCCTCTTCCGCGCCCCCTACGGGGCCGGGGCCCCGCCCAAGCCGCCGCCGCAGTCACCGCATCCCCAGAGCCCCCAGTCCCACCGAGCCTCCGAGAGAAGCTCCGCCAGGCACAGACACAAAGCAGCGCCCGTCGGACCCCGGACCGTCACGGCCCCCGCCCCGCGCCACTCCGCGGGGCCGCCGTCCAGCTGAGCCTGAGCCCCAGCCCGCCGTCCAGCCCGCCCCACCTCCCCCGCCCTCCAATGCCCTCGCCTGCCGCCGCCGCCACTGCGCCGAGGCCCCGCACCCACCTGCTCGGTCCGAGCCGCCCGGCCACACTCCGAGCACCAACAGACCGGGGCGCGCACAAAAGCGCCAAACAGCGGCACGTGACCGCCCCGCGGGGCTCCGCATTGGCTGAGCTGGGCGGCACGTGccggccccctcccctccccgccctgcttttctcattctcccccctccatcctgcccttcctcctcccagcTCCATCTCTGCCTTACCCTCCCCACCCTTCTTTTCAtcctctcctccatccctccctcaccctccccacccttttattctcccccctccatccttccctccctttctccaacTCAGCCcctaccttcccttccctttccttctttccatcctcccCAAACTCCATCCCTCCCCTAACTGTCCAGCCCTCTTTATTCTTCCTTATCCTGCCCTTTCCATCagccttcagtctctccctttcctccctgtcCTTCTTTTCACTCTGCTCTTCCATCTTTGTTTACCCCACCCTCCCTTCTCTGCATtgctccctccatccttccctttctatttccttcattCACCCAACCCGgttcattttctccctctgttcCCTTCTTTAGTCCACCCTTCCTTCCCAGTGCTTCTTTCTGGTTCTTCCCCCTTCAGCTCTGCCCACCTGTTTTCATTTCCtccatctttctccctccattctcccCAAACTCCATCCCTCCCCTAACTGTCCAGCCCTCTTTATTCTTCTGTATCCTGCCCTTTCCAtcagtctctcccttttcctccctgttcttcttttcactctcctcTTCCATCTTTGTTTACCCCACCCTCCTTTCTCTGCATtgctccctccatccttcccttcctatttccttcaTTCCCCCAGCCCGgttcattttctccctctgttcCCTTCTTTAGTCCACCCTTCCTTCCCAGTCCTTCTTTCTGGTTCTTCCCCCTTCAGCTCTGCCCACCTGTTTTCATttccccctccatccctctcttcccaACCCCATCTCTTCGTCAACCTTCTCACCCTTCTTTGCATTCCctcatcccttcttcctttccatttttccttcttacAGCTCTCATATCCTTTCCCTTTACATCTCTCCATGCTTCCCTttgcctcctctccctctctaccctctttttctctccccttcctcatccattcttcctcctccctttctctccctccctaccccaccccagctTCTCAGGAAATGTAGTCCCACTACATGGATGGGGTGGGGTTCAGGTGTGAGGCTGGAGATGGGAACAGTTTCTagttggaaggggagaggggcagTGTTGTAATTATCCTGGCCACAGACTGGGACTGAAGCTCTCTGTTCAGTCCTCAGTGATACAGGATGTTCCCTTAGCCCTTTACTCAGGTGGCGCAAGGAAAGatccctggatttgaagtcaaaagacccaAGTTCTCATTGTAATTATATCACTCGCTCTGCTGTGTATCTttaagcaaattacttaacctttctgggcctcagtttccttatctgaaggGAAAGGGGGCCGTGAACTGGATGGGCTGTGAGGTAAGGCCCTGCAGCTCTGACTTTCTCTCACTGGACCTCAGTCAGTTtaagcatctgtaaaatgaggggttggactagatcatctctaaggtcccttcctgctcgaAATCCCATGATCCCTTCAAAATGAGGCCGTCTGGACATCTAGACCCTTAGGACAGAATGCGCAGCTGGTCAGCCTTCCCAGCCTTCAGCAGCCTACTGTCACCACATTCAGCATACCCCCACAAGCTTGTGACAGCAGCCAACATTGACAGCTCCTGACTCCTCCCCCAGCTAGCCAGGGTCACCAGTATTGTGTCTTCAGATCCTCAGATCCTCCTGGCCCCAGGGCTGGGCTGCTCAGTCTCGGCACACCTCTCCCTCTTCTGCAATCTCTTAAATCAGCAGATTGCATCCCAGGGGTACCTAGTTgtgatgaggaaatgaggaaatgaggtccTACAAGCAGAGGGACAGCAGTGATGCCTCAGGAATATGATCCCCCTTCTGGGCTAAGAATGTCCCTGTCTCTTGGCTTTTAGGGTGGAGAGACCCCATCTGTTCTGCCAATTCATTTGCCCGAGGATAGGAAAGGAGGAGTAAATACAGCCCCAGACAATCCATGTAACATCCACATCTATGTGTTGCTTTTGTTCTGAGAACATGTGCTTGGGGGATCTGAGCTGAGCTTCTTTTAAGAATCTaaacaaaagaaatcacagaGTCATTCTCCCTGCCTTGGATTGATCCAGGGTCTTCTAATCACATAAGGAAAAACTGACCCTGGGGAATCCTCACAGGTCATCTGATGGCAAAGAGACCAGAGCCGAAAACTGAAACCCATACAGGCCCTAGGGAGACTACCAATCACCCCACCCTCAAGCACTGTTGTGGCTTCTGCCCGACACATTCAGAGAAATCAAATTGTTGCTCTGGAGCCATGTACAAGAACCCTGGGACCAAGGACTGGCTCTCCAGACAGACACAATAACCCTAACTGAAAAGATTCCCATCCTAGACAATCACCAGGGAGGCGCAGTGGTTAAATGCCAATTAAGAAGCACCCCGGACAATTAAAACCTCCCAGCTCCAAGGACACACTCCTGACACAAAGGGAACAGTCAGTAGGCGCTGTTGCCTGAAATGAGCCCTTGCTGTTCGGAAATATGCTTGTTGCAGCATTTTTTGCAACAATCCACTGTTGAACGGGGTCCACCCATGCAGGGACCACGGCCAGCCACTGTCAGCCAATCTGCTTGCTTTTCCCATGGCATGTGGGCACACCAGTAACCATGCAGCTTCTGAAGCCAAAAAAGGCTCTCCCCTCCCAGATCAAACTTTACCACCAGGCAATGGCCACTGATATTCCCATCTGCCTGTGGGAAAGCTATAAATAATCAATCAggctgggaggaagggggaaCATTCAAAGGTAACAGCTTGGAAGTCGAGATTAATATATAGAGTGAGCTCTATCTAGCTAtctctatctagctatctatctatccacatacacacacacacacacacacacacacacacacacacacacacacacgcatacgcATAGGAACAGCCCAATGAACAAcccaaagagaaaaggacctggTTATCCCTGGAACCAAACCCTAGGCTTTTGTTACCTGAACAGGGGTTTGCAGTAAGAGATCCACCCCCCGggtgtatattttttaaaaaacaagaaattaaCTTCACAAAAAAATCCCACATTATCTAGCATTAATGTTGTGACAGCccaaaaaataaatctttcaaaACACTGATTGTTTTAAAACACTTATACCACTCCcctcacctctttttttttcccctccctgagcTGAAGTCTATTTCCATGGAAACCACAGCTAGGAACGGAGTTGTTAGAATTCATGtagattttttaatcttttataatGATGTTGCTTGGCTTCTGGGTAGTTCATTAGAGGAAAAGGAATTTCCTGCAGTCTTCCgtgtggtttttttctttgtatcttgatGCACTGCtgtgcccctcctccccaagggTCTTCCTGGAGGGCAGTAAAGGGGGCTTTTGAAACCAGGTAATCCCTGTTCTTTCAGGGACTGCTTTTTGAATGGCACTAAAGGGTGCTAACATCTTACCAAGCCCCAGAAACTAGAAGGGTTTCAATTCTAACTAGGGAAAACCAGCAGAAGCCACTTGACCAGTGAACAGGACAAAAAAGGCCCCCATGAAGCCTTCTTAAAAGCATCAACAGAAAACGAAACCTCTTCTACTAGAAGCAGCCAAGGGGTTAATACTAACATCACAAAAGCATCAAACTTCCCCAAAAAGAATGACCAGATTTGCAGATGGCCTGGaactggttggggtgggggggggaggaagagagggggagaatgaGAGATTGGGATGACAGAATCGGGCCCGAAAGGAGCTCCAGAAGCCAGAACAAAggctgaattgaaaaaaaaaatgaaatttaacagagataaatgtaaaatattacttTTAGGCTCAAAAACTTAACtgtacaaatacaaaatgggaaAGATGTGGCTAGCCCtggggttcttgaccttttttgtgaCATAGACTTCTCTGGCAGTTCCATAAAGCTTAGGGTACCCTTTTCAGTATAATGcttttagatatataaaataaaatcaacaagatTGCAATGGAAACCAATTATCTGGAGAtgcaattattaaaatattttagacaACTTCACCGAGCCCAGGTTAAGAAAagatctagggttttttttttaattttgttttgtattttagcAGATTCTAAACAACATGACTCAATCAGTAAGACAAAACATTGAAAGTAATAGTGTGGTCTTAGCCTgaattaataatagcatctggAAAAGGGAAGGTATAGCCCTTCTTGTCCTTTGTCTTCATCAGACAATATCTAAAGAACTGGGGCCTGTGAGGGTCCACAGTTTATGAGGGCCTTTGGTAAGCTAGGGCTTGTCTAGAGGAAGGCAACGAGGGCAGCATGGGGACTTGAAGATGTGCCACAGAAAGATTAGTTTAAGCAACTGCAACATATTGTCTGGAGGGGAGAAGACTAAAGGGGAATATGGATAATCACATAATACTTAATCTGATATAAATGATATAAATGAAGAGGGAACATATTGAAGAGGGAGCATACATATTCTACTtagctccagaggacagaactgggaCCAACAGGTACAAGTTAAAGGAAGGCTCATTCCATAAAGGAAGGATTTTCTAATAATTTTAAGTCATCACCAAAATGGGATGAACTTTTTAAAGAAGCCATATGACATTTGTCAGAGTTGTAGAGGGGAAATTCCTGCTTCAGGTAGGGGgttagacaagatgatctctaagggcctttTCAATtataatattctgtgattccatggattatttttgtacattttctaATGGCTGGTTGTACTAGGGCTGTGTCTGCACTAAAGGAGAAGTTCACGGAAGGCTCATGGATTCACTGAA
This Trichosurus vulpecula isolate mTriVul1 chromosome 2, mTriVul1.pri, whole genome shotgun sequence DNA region includes the following protein-coding sequences:
- the STMN1 gene encoding stathmin, with protein sequence MASSDIQVKELEKRASGQAFELILSPRSKEAVPEFPLSPPKKKDLSLEEIQKKLEAAEERRKSHEAEVLKQLAEKREHEKEVLQKAIEENNNFSKMAEEKLTHKMEANKENREAQMAAKLERLREKDKHMEEVRKNRESKDPADENGAD